The segment CGGCGCGCAGTGGCAGTTCACCGAGCATGTCGCGCTGTTCGGCCGCTTCGCCTGGGCGCTCGGCATCGACGGCATCGCGCTGCTGCTGATCGTCCTGTCGGTGTTCCTGATGCCGATCTGCATCGCCGCCTCGTGGGAGGCGATCGAGAAGCGCGTGCCCGAATATATGGCCGCCTTCCTGCTGATGGAGACGCTGATGGTCGGCGTCTTCGCGGCGCAGGACCTGTTCCTCTTCTACATCTTCTTCGAAGCCGGCCTGATCCCGATGTACCTGATCATCGGCATCTGGGGCGGCGCCGACCGCATCTACGCCAGCTACAAATTCTTCCTCTACACGCTGCTCGGATCGGTGCTGATGCTGATCGCGATGCTGTGGATGGTGAGCGAGGCGGGCACCACCTTCATCCCCGCGCTGATGGCCTATGACTTCCCGCCGGAAGCGCAGACCTGGCTGTTCCTCGCCTTCTTCGCCTCCTTCGCGGTGAAGATGCCGATGTGGCCGGTCCACACCTGGCTGCCCGACGCGCACGTCCAGGCGCCGACCGCCGGCTCGGTGATCCTGGCGGGCGTGCTGCTGAAGATGGGCGGCTACGGCTTCGTCCGCTTCTCGCTGCCGATGTTCCCGGTCGCCAGCGCCGAGCTGATGTGGCTGGTCATGGGCCTGTCGATGGTCGCGATCGTCGTCACCAGCCTGATCGCGCTGGTGCAGGAGGACATGAAGAAGCTGATCGCCTATTCGTCGGTCGCGCACATGGCCTTCGTCACGATCGGCCTGTTCGCCTTCAACCGGCAGGGGATCGAGGGCGCGCTGATGGTCATGCTCGGCCACGGCCTCGTCTCGGGCGCGCTGTTCCTGTGCGTCGGCGTGATCTACGACCGGATGCACACCCGCGAGATCGTCCGCTATGGCGGCCTGTCGAACAACATGCCCAAATATGCGATGCTGTTCCTGCTGTTCACCATGGCCTCGGTCGGCCTGCCGGGCACCAGCAACTTCGTCGGCGAGTTCCTTTCGCTGGTCGGCGCCTACCAGATCTCGTCCTGGGTGGCGTTCGTCGCGACCACCGGCATCATCACCGGCGCCGCCTATATGCTCTATCTCTACGCCCGCATCGCCTATGGCGCGGCGCGCACGCCCGAAGCGGCGGCGATGCCCGACCTCAGCGCGCGCGAACTCGCCATCCTGGCGCCGATCGCGCTCGCCGTGCTGTGGATGGGCGTCTATCCCGAAAGCTTCCTGGCGCCGATGCGCAACGACGTCGGCGCGGTGCTCGCCCGGCTCGCGCCGACCGCGCCGGAAAGCGACGCCAAGGTCGTGATCGGCCATCCCAAACCTGCTGTCGAGGCGCATGTGGAGGCGCACCACTGATGTCGATGACCGCCTCCCTCGCCCTCACCGTTCCCGAGCTGATCCTCTCGGTCGGCGCGCTGCTGCTGCTGCTGGTCGCGGCGTTCGGCGGCGACGGCTTCGCCCGCGCGATCGGCTGGGGCGCCGTCGCGCTGTTCGCCGCCGCCGGCTTCTCGCTGACCGGCCCCGCCGGCAATGGCGGTCCCGGCTTCGACGGGCTCTACATCGCCGACAGCTTCGCGGCCTTCGCCAAGCTGCTGATCTACATCGCCGCCGCCGTCTCGGTGGCGGTGGCGCCCGGCTTCTTCTCCCGCACCGGCGGCGGCTACCGCGCCGAATATCCGGTCCTGATCCTGCTCTCCGGGGTGGGCATGGGGATGATGGTGTCGGCGGGCGACCTGCTGACCCTCTATGTCGGGCTCGAGCTGCAGTCGCTGTCGGCCTATGTGCTCGCCAGCTTCATGCGCCGCGACACCCGCTCGGCCGAGGCCGGCCTCAAATATTTCGTCCTCGGCGCGCTCGCCTCGGGCATCCTGCTCTACGGCATCTCGCTGCTCTACGGCTTCACCGGCACCACCCTGTTCGCAGGCATCTCGGACTCGCTGGCCAAGGGCATGGGCACCGGCCAGATGTTCGGCATGGTGTTCGTCTTCGCCGGCCTCGCCTTCAAGATCTCGGCGGTGCCGTTCCACATGTGGACGCCCGACGTCTATGAAGGCGCGCCGACCCCGGTCACCGCCTTCTTCGCCTCGGCGCCGAAGGTGGCGGGCATGGCGCTGCTGCTGCGCGTCGCGATCGAGGCGATGGGATCGGGCACCGACACCTGGCGCCAGATCGTCGTCTTCGCCGCGCTCGCCTCGACCATCCTCGGCGCGGTCGCCGCGATCGGCCAGACCAGCATGAAGCGACTGCTCGCCTATTCGTCGATCAACAATGTCGGCTTCGCGCTGTTCGGCCTCGCCGCCGGGTCGGCCGACGGCGTCGCCGCGACGATGACCTATATGGCGGTCTATGTGGCGATGACGCTGGGCAGCTTCATCTGCGTGCTGCAGATGCGCGGCCAGGACGGCCAGCCTGTCGAGACGATCGCCAGCCTGTCGGGCCTGTCGCGCAGCCGCCCCGGCCTCGCCGCCGCCTTCGCGATCTTCATGTTCAGCCTTGCCGGCATCCCGCCGCTGTTCGGCTTCTGGCCGAAATTCCTGGTGTTCGACGCGCTCGTCCGCGCCGGCTTCTGGCCGCTGGCGATGGTCGGCATCGCGACCTCGGTGATCGGCGCCTTCTATTATCTGAAGATCGTCAAGACGATCTACTTCGACGATCCGGCCCCGGCCGAATTCGCGCCGGCGGCGTCGAAGCTCGAAGGCGGGCTGATCACCCTCGCGGCGCTCGCGGTCTCGCCGCTCGGCTATCTCGCCATCCCGCTGCTCGACGCGACGAGCATGGCGGCGGCGCGTTCGCTGTTCTGACATGACCATTCCTCCCTGCGCGAAGCGTGGGGAGGGGGACCGGCGAAGCCGGTGGAGGGGTCTTGCGACCCCTACCCCTCCACCATCCTGCGGATGGTCCCCCTCCCCATCTGCGATGGGGAGGATCTGGTGACGCTCATCCGCCACGTCGCCGTCACCGGCTCCACCAACGACGACATGACGGCGCTCGCCCGCGAGGGCGCGGCCGAGGGGACGTGGCTGCGCGCCGACCGGCAGGAGGGCGGGCGCGGGCGGCAGGGGCGGGCCTGGGTGTCGCCGCCCGGCAATCTCCATGCCAGCACATTGGTCCGCCGCCTCGGCGGCGACCCGCCGGCGCCCAGCCTGGCGATGGTCGCGGCGGTCGCGCTCGACGAGCTGTTGCAGGCGTGGCTTGGCCCCGACCGGCTGGCGATCAAATGGCCCAACGACCTGCTCGCCGACGGCGCCAAGATATCGGGCATATTGCTCGAGGGCGCGGGCGACGCGGTGGTGGTCGGGATCGGCGTCAACCTGGCGCACCGCCCCGAGGGGATCGACCGGCCGGCGACCAGCCTCGCCGCGCTCGGCCTGTCGCCGCCCGAGCCGGGCGACTTCGCCGCCGAGCTGGCGGCGGTGTTCGCCGCCTGGCTGGCGCGCTGGCGCACCGAGGGGCTCGGCGTCGTGCTCGCCCGCTGGCAGGCGCGCGCGCATCCGCCCGGCACCGCGTTGCGCGTGCGCGCGCCGGAGGGCGAGATCGAAGGGCTGTACGAGGGCCTCGCCGCCGATGGCGCGCTGCGCCTGCGGACCAGCGACGGGCGCATCCATCTGGTGCACGCCGGCGACGTTTTCCTGCTA is part of the Rhizorhabdus wittichii RW1 genome and harbors:
- a CDS encoding biotin--acetyl-CoA-carboxylase ligase (TIGRFAM: biotin--acetyl-CoA-carboxylase ligase~PFAM: biotin protein ligase domain protein; biotin/lipoate A/B protein ligase), whose product is MEGSCDPYPSTILRMVPLPICDGEDLVTLIRHVAVTGSTNDDMTALAREGAAEGTWLRADRQEGGRGRQGRAWVSPPGNLHASTLVRRLGGDPPAPSLAMVAAVALDELLQAWLGPDRLAIKWPNDLLADGAKISGILLEGAGDAVVVGIGVNLAHRPEGIDRPATSLAALGLSPPEPGDFAAELAAVFAAWLARWRTEGLGVVLARWQARAHPPGTALRVRAPEGEIEGLYEGLAADGALRLRTSDGRIHLVHAGDVFLL
- a CDS encoding proton-translocating NADH-quinone oxidoreductase, chain M (TIGRFAM: proton-translocating NADH-quinone oxidoreductase, chain M~PFAM: NADH/Ubiquinone/plastoquinone (complex I)), encoding MGFPILTVMIALPLVAALACLFAGAKAARWIALAATLANLGLGILLWHCYEIGGAQWQFTEHVALFGRFAWALGIDGIALLLIVLSVFLMPICIAASWEAIEKRVPEYMAAFLLMETLMVGVFAAQDLFLFYIFFEAGLIPMYLIIGIWGGADRIYASYKFFLYTLLGSVLMLIAMLWMVSEAGTTFIPALMAYDFPPEAQTWLFLAFFASFAVKMPMWPVHTWLPDAHVQAPTAGSVILAGVLLKMGGYGFVRFSLPMFPVASAELMWLVMGLSMVAIVVTSLIALVQEDMKKLIAYSSVAHMAFVTIGLFAFNRQGIEGALMVMLGHGLVSGALFLCVGVIYDRMHTREIVRYGGLSNNMPKYAMLFLLFTMASVGLPGTSNFVGEFLSLVGAYQISSWVAFVATTGIITGAAYMLYLYARIAYGAARTPEAAAMPDLSARELAILAPIALAVLWMGVYPESFLAPMRNDVGAVLARLAPTAPESDAKVVIGHPKPAVEAHVEAHH
- a CDS encoding proton-translocating NADH-quinone oxidoreductase, chain N (TIGRFAM: proton-translocating NADH-quinone oxidoreductase, chain N~PFAM: NADH/Ubiquinone/plastoquinone (complex I)); the protein is MSMTASLALTVPELILSVGALLLLLVAAFGGDGFARAIGWGAVALFAAAGFSLTGPAGNGGPGFDGLYIADSFAAFAKLLIYIAAAVSVAVAPGFFSRTGGGYRAEYPVLILLSGVGMGMMVSAGDLLTLYVGLELQSLSAYVLASFMRRDTRSAEAGLKYFVLGALASGILLYGISLLYGFTGTTLFAGISDSLAKGMGTGQMFGMVFVFAGLAFKISAVPFHMWTPDVYEGAPTPVTAFFASAPKVAGMALLLRVAIEAMGSGTDTWRQIVVFAALASTILGAVAAIGQTSMKRLLAYSSINNVGFALFGLAAGSADGVAATMTYMAVYVAMTLGSFICVLQMRGQDGQPVETIASLSGLSRSRPGLAAAFAIFMFSLAGIPPLFGFWPKFLVFDALVRAGFWPLAMVGIATSVIGAFYYLKIVKTIYFDDPAPAEFAPAASKLEGGLITLAALAVSPLGYLAIPLLDATSMAAARSLF